One part of the Nostoc sp. PCC 7120 = FACHB-418 genome encodes these proteins:
- a CDS encoding anhydro-N-acetylmuramic acid kinase has protein sequence MYSSQASAVPNRVVGLISGTSVDGIDAALVEITGTELDLKVELLAGKTYPYPADLRERILAVCAGEAISMLELAHMDDAIALAFAQAAQNIQIGYQPANLIGSHGQTVYHRPPKEAGVGKKNLGYTLQLGRGEMIAYLTGITTVSNFRVADIAVGGHGAPLVPRVDAFLLSHPHESRCIQNLGGIGNLAYIPARTDDWLSQICGWDTGPSNSLLDLAVERLTAGAKTYDEDGQWAASGTPCYPLVEKWLTHEYFHLSPPKSTGRELFGVAYLNQCFQDAEPYQLSPADMLATLTELTVASIVHSYRTFLPQMPQRVFLCGGGSRNLYLKQRLQLALETVPVLTTDEAGVSADFKEAIAFAVLAHWRQLAIPGNLPTATGAPHEVLLGEIHQG, from the coding sequence ATGTATTCTTCTCAAGCATCTGCCGTTCCTAACCGTGTTGTCGGTTTAATCAGTGGCACATCTGTAGATGGTATAGATGCCGCCTTAGTAGAGATTACTGGCACAGAATTGGATCTGAAAGTTGAGTTACTAGCAGGAAAAACATATCCTTATCCTGCGGACTTAAGAGAACGCATATTGGCAGTTTGTGCAGGCGAAGCTATTTCCATGTTGGAACTTGCACATATGGATGATGCGATCGCCCTAGCTTTTGCCCAAGCTGCTCAAAATATTCAAATAGGTTATCAGCCAGCAAATTTAATTGGCTCTCATGGTCAAACTGTGTATCATCGACCACCAAAAGAAGCAGGAGTAGGGAAGAAAAACCTTGGTTATACTCTCCAGCTTGGTCGTGGTGAGATGATTGCCTATTTGACGGGAATTACAACTGTCAGTAATTTTCGTGTTGCTGATATCGCTGTTGGTGGTCATGGCGCACCACTTGTTCCCAGAGTCGATGCCTTTTTACTGAGTCATCCCCATGAAAGTCGTTGTATTCAAAATTTAGGTGGTATTGGTAACCTTGCCTATATCCCAGCGCGTACTGATGACTGGCTTTCACAAATTTGTGGTTGGGACACAGGCCCAAGTAATAGCCTGTTAGATTTAGCAGTAGAACGTCTGACGGCTGGTGCTAAAACCTATGATGAAGATGGTCAATGGGCAGCCAGTGGAACTCCTTGCTATCCTTTAGTCGAAAAATGGCTCACCCATGAATATTTTCATCTCTCACCACCTAAATCGACTGGTCGAGAATTGTTTGGTGTGGCTTACCTAAATCAATGTTTCCAAGATGCCGAACCATACCAACTTAGTCCAGCTGATATGCTAGCAACACTTACGGAACTAACTGTAGCTTCCATTGTTCACAGTTACCGTACTTTTTTACCACAAATGCCACAACGTGTATTTTTATGTGGCGGTGGTAGTCGTAATTTGTATTTAAAACAAAGATTACAGTTAGCGTTAGAAACAGTCCCAGTCTTGACCACCGATGAAGCAGGCGTGAGTGCCGACTTTAAAGAAGCGATCGCCTTTGCTGTTTTAGCTCACTGGCGACAATTAGCCATTCCAGGCAACCTACCAACAGCCACAGGCGCACCACATGAAGTTTTGTTGGGAGAAATTCATCAAGGGTGA
- a CDS encoding Npun_F0296 family exosortase-dependent surface protein (PEP-CTERM proteins occur, often in large numbers, in the proteomes of bacteria that also encode an exosortase, a predicted intramembrane cysteine proteinase. The presence of a PEP-CTERM domain at a protein's C-terminus predicts cleavage within the sorting domain, followed by covalent anchoring to some some component of the (usually Gram-negative) cell surface. Many PEP-CTERM proteins exhibit an unusual sequence composition that includes large numbers of potential glycosylation sites. Expression of one such protein has been shown restore the ability of a bacterium to form floc, a type of biofilm.) produces MILKKLVCAALVSTSAIASFAYAGSAHAIGFKVETGVAGPNGVTNQGAYSQFWQDSGVTTIDFNNGMAPTTGFAKYSFENGGGSSVRKDQWAPAGSNGEVNDTSYLAVFNGDKVTINLDSYLNYFGINWGAISNNNTFSFYNGDTLIRSFTTQDVNTVAPISATQHGGERNGYLHFYSEGSDDIFNKIVISQASTDGGGFESDNHSFKIGNGRFTGFDPQSVPEPGMTLGMLAVGGLFLRQHKKQKLQGASKS; encoded by the coding sequence ATGATTCTTAAAAAACTTGTTTGTGCCGCATTAGTCTCGACATCAGCGATCGCTTCTTTTGCTTATGCTGGCTCTGCTCACGCTATTGGCTTCAAGGTGGAGACAGGTGTTGCTGGTCCTAATGGTGTTACCAATCAAGGCGCTTATTCTCAGTTTTGGCAAGATTCAGGTGTAACAACTATTGATTTCAATAATGGTATGGCTCCAACCACCGGTTTTGCTAAATATTCATTTGAAAATGGCGGCGGTAGCAGTGTAAGAAAAGACCAATGGGCCCCAGCAGGATCCAACGGAGAAGTCAATGATACAAGTTACTTAGCTGTCTTCAATGGTGATAAAGTGACCATTAACTTAGATAGCTATCTTAATTATTTCGGTATTAACTGGGGTGCGATCAGCAACAATAATACCTTCTCTTTTTATAATGGGGACACTTTGATCAGGTCTTTCACCACTCAAGATGTAAATACCGTAGCTCCTATTAGTGCTACACAGCATGGTGGAGAACGTAATGGTTACCTTCATTTCTACTCTGAAGGCAGTGATGATATTTTCAACAAGATCGTCATCTCTCAAGCTAGTACAGATGGTGGTGGGTTTGAAAGTGACAACCACTCTTTTAAGATTGGAAATGGCAGATTTACAGGTTTTGACCCCCAATCTGTTCCCGAACCTGGTATGACTTTAGGGATGCTAGCTGTTGG